The Geobacter metallireducens GS-15 region GCAGTGAGGATTTCGAGGGGACCGGCGTGGGGCTCGCCATCGTCCACAACATCGTCACCCGCCACGGGGGAACGGTCTGGGCCGAAAGCGCGGCTGGCAAGGGGGCAACCTTCTTCTTTACCCTTGCTGAGGGGTAACTGAATGAATTCAAGGAGTCAGAATTCAGGAGAAAGGCAACACGTTCTCCCTCTGCTTCGCCATCAAACGGCCAGCCCCCTGAACCGCTCCACGGCCTCGGGTATCGCCTCCTCGCGGATATTGCCAAAGGCAAGCCGCAGGTACGGTTCGAGCCCCGGTCCAAACACCTCGCCGGGCAGACAGATGACTCCAGCCTCAACGGCAAGCCGGCGGGCCGCCTCCCGGCCGGTCTTTCCCGGGAAAGGGTGCCGGACCCAGGCGAAGAAGGTGCCGCTGGCCGCCAGCTCGAAGGGGTTCCCCGGCCGTGTGAACACTGACCGGAAAAGATCGTGGCGCCGCTCCATCATGAGGCGATTTTCGGCGACCCAGTCGTCGAGGTGACGCACGCCGTAGAGGACCGCGTGCTGGGTGATGCGGGGCTGGCAGACCGCCATGGTGTCTTGGGCCTTGAGGGCATGGGAGATGAACGCGTCGGACGCCACGAGGCACCCGGCACGGTAGCCGGTAAGGGCGTAGGTCTTGCCGAAGGACATGATCTGGACCAGGTGATCCCCCCAGTGGGGGTCGGCGAAGAGGTCGTGGGGGGCCGCGCCGCCCGGGATGAAGTCAGCGTAGGTCTCGTCGATGACCAAGGCGGTTCCCCGGCGCCGGGCCAGGGAGTAGAGTTCGTGGATCACATCGGGCGGGGTGACGACACCGGTGGGGTTCGAGGGGGTCACCAGCAGGATCGCCCGGGTCCGGGGGGTGATGAGCCGCTCCACCGCCGCCGGGTCCACGACGCCCCCCCGCTTCTCGTCGAAGGGGAGCCAGACCGGCCTCAGCCCTAGCATCTCCAGGGCCATGGGGTGGTCGAAGTAGGCGGGGAGCGGCACGATCACCTCGTCCCCGGCCCGGCAGAGGGTCACCATGGCGAGCCAGAAGGCCTGGCTGGCGCCGATGGTGAGGCAGACCCCCTCCGGCGCGGGGGCCGCGCCGTAAACCCGACCGTAGCGGGCACAGACCCCCTCCCGCACTTCAAGAAGCCCCTCGTCGGGGGAATACTTCGCCATGGCCGGATCGTCGAGGCATGTCGCCAGGTAGTCGGTCAACTGCCGGGCCGGGGCGTAGTCGGGCACCGCCTGGCAGAGATCAATGAGGTGACGCCCTGGATCGGGCTCCCGGCTGGCGAGCCACCCCTTCACCTCGGTGATGGGGGGTGCGTGGACCGAGCGGATCTGGTCGGAAATGGCGAATTTCATCGGTTTACCCCTTCAACATGATGAAGCCCATCTGCCGTCCCGTCTCCCCGCTGTCGCGGCGGTGGGAGAAGAAGAACTCCGGGGCACACGAAACACACTGGGGCGCCGTCTCGATGTTCCGTTCGGGGATGCCGGCTGCCCCCAGCTGCAGGGCATTGGCCCGGACCAGGTCCAACTGCCACCGGGCCATCTCCTTGATGGTGGCGACCGCGTCCCAGTCATGCCCCCCGGCCCGGAACGCCTCGGCCACCGGCGTGTCCACCTCGTAGCAACAGGGACCGATGCCGGGCCCCACGGCCGCCAGGATGTCCCGGGGCTCTGAACCGAAGAGGCTGACAAAGGCATCCACCCCCTTGCGGCAGATTCCGGCCGCGGTTCCCTTCCACCCTGCGTGAAGCGCAGCCGCAACCCCTTTAACCGGGTCCAGGAGGAGCACCGGCACGCAGTCGGCCACGCAGACCCCGATCATCACGCCCGGCTGGTTGGTGATGATGCCGTCGGCTTCCAGCTTCTGGAAGTAGGCGTAGTCCGGGTTGGGGGAATCGATCACCAGGAGGTCAGTGCCGTGGACCTGGGTCACGGTCACAAGCCGCCCCGCCTCCACCCCGAAGGCCCGGGACAGGAGGCTCCGGTTCCCCTCAACGGAGTGGGGCGAGTCGTTGGTGCCGACCCCCAGGTTGAGGGAGTTGTACGGAGGGCGCGACACCCCCTCGTGGCGGGAGGTAAAGCCGTGGAACGATGCCCCGGCGGCGGTCAGGAGCTCCGGCTCCAGATAGTGAACCTTGTCGGCTCGTTTCATCTCCATAAGTTCTATGCTCCTTGCTGTTCAAGATAGGTAATGATTCGGGCCATATCGTCCGGCAGCTCCGTGTCGAATTCGACGTAGGAGCCGCTGGCCGGGTGGATGAAGCCGAGGGTCTTGGCGTGGAGGGCCTGGCGCCCCAGCTCCCGGACGAGCTTCTTCAGGACCGGGTCCCGCAGGTCGTTGGCTCGGCCGGCCCCCCCGTAGACCTCGTCCCCCACCAGGGGATGCCCGGATTCCGCCAGGTGGACCCGGATCTGGTGGGTCCGCCCCGTCTCAAGCCGCAGCCGCAGGAGGGTCATCCCCGGGTAGCGGGCCAGGACCTTCCAGTGGGTGACGGCATGTTTGCCGTGTTTCGCCTTTCCCGACATCCGGAGGCGGTCCGTGGGGTGGCGGCCGATGGCCCCCTCGATGCGCCCCGTGTCGGTTTTCGGCGAGCCGAAGACCAGGGCCAGGTAGATCCGCTTGATGGTGTGCTCCCGGAACTGGCGGGCGAGCCCCTCGTGGGAACGGTCGTTCTTGGCCACCACCAGGACGCCGGTGGTGTCCTTGTCGATGCGGTGGACGATGCCGGGGCGGATCTCGCCGCCAATCCCCGACAGGTCGGTGCAGTGGGCCAGGAGCGCATTCACGAGGGTTCCGCCCGGCGTCCCGGCTCCGGGGTGGACCACCATCCCCGCCGACTTGTTGACCACCACCAGGTCGCTGTCCTCGTGGAGGATCACGAGCGGAATCTCCTCCGCCTCGGGAACCGCCGGAGCCGGCGGCGGCACCGCCACCACGATCCGCTCCCCTCCCCGCAGCTTCAGGGACGGCTTCTCCACCTTCCCGTCCACTGTCACCCGCCCCTCATCGATGAGGCGCTGCACCGTGGAGCGGGTCATCCCCTCCACGGAGCGGGCCACGAACTGGTCAAGACGGCCGGCCTCCCCCTCGCCGGGGGCTATGAATTCATAGGTTGTGTCCATTGATCCTCAAAAACGGCGAAGGCGCGACCGTTGATCGCGCCCCGTCCGCATAAACCGTTGTGCGTCCCCTCAATCACCAGATTGATGACTCGATCTTCCCTGCCCTCTTGATGAGCACGTCCACGAGGGCCATGTCATAGATGGCCTCGGATGAAAGCTCGGGCGCCACCCGCGACTGGAAGTGCTGGCGCCCCTCCTCGATCTCCTCGGCGAGGAGCTCGAAGATGGAATCCTCCTTGATCCCCCGCTCCACCTTCTCGCGGTTGTAGATGGCGATGTCC contains the following coding sequences:
- a CDS encoding RluA family pseudouridine synthase, which translates into the protein MDTTYEFIAPGEGEAGRLDQFVARSVEGMTRSTVQRLIDEGRVTVDGKVEKPSLKLRGGERIVVAVPPPAPAVPEAEEIPLVILHEDSDLVVVNKSAGMVVHPGAGTPGGTLVNALLAHCTDLSGIGGEIRPGIVHRIDKDTTGVLVVAKNDRSHEGLARQFREHTIKRIYLALVFGSPKTDTGRIEGAIGRHPTDRLRMSGKAKHGKHAVTHWKVLARYPGMTLLRLRLETGRTHQIRVHLAESGHPLVGDEVYGGAGRANDLRDPVLKKLVRELGRQALHAKTLGFIHPASGSYVEFDTELPDDMARIITYLEQQGA
- a CDS encoding aminotransferase — translated: MKFAISDQIRSVHAPPITEVKGWLASREPDPGRHLIDLCQAVPDYAPARQLTDYLATCLDDPAMAKYSPDEGLLEVREGVCARYGRVYGAAPAPEGVCLTIGASQAFWLAMVTLCRAGDEVIVPLPAYFDHPMALEMLGLRPVWLPFDEKRGGVVDPAAVERLITPRTRAILLVTPSNPTGVVTPPDVIHELYSLARRRGTALVIDETYADFIPGGAAPHDLFADPHWGDHLVQIMSFGKTYALTGYRAGCLVASDAFISHALKAQDTMAVCQPRITQHAVLYGVRHLDDWVAENRLMMERRHDLFRSVFTRPGNPFELAASGTFFAWVRHPFPGKTGREAARRLAVEAGVICLPGEVFGPGLEPYLRLAFGNIREEAIPEAVERFRGLAV
- the pgeF gene encoding peptidoglycan editing factor PgeF, whose product is MEMKRADKVHYLEPELLTAAGASFHGFTSRHEGVSRPPYNSLNLGVGTNDSPHSVEGNRSLLSRAFGVEAGRLVTVTQVHGTDLLVIDSPNPDYAYFQKLEADGIITNQPGVMIGVCVADCVPVLLLDPVKGVAAALHAGWKGTAAGICRKGVDAFVSLFGSEPRDILAAVGPGIGPCCYEVDTPVAEAFRAGGHDWDAVATIKEMARWQLDLVRANALQLGAAGIPERNIETAPQCVSCAPEFFFSHRRDSGETGRQMGFIMLKG